In Paracoccus contaminans, the genomic stretch CATCCCCAGAACCCGCCGGTTTTCCGACAGGACGGCGGCGATCGCATCCACCGACCCGTTCAGGGCGCCGCGATAGGCAAGGGCGATGCGCCCCTGGCCGTGCAGGCGCGCAAGCCCTTCGTCATCAATCTGGTAATTGCCGTCATGATGGGCAACAGGCAGCGAGATCGCCTCGCCCTCGCTGAACGCCGCCAGCCAGGGATTGTCGCGCGACACCACCCTCAGCGCGGCATCCCTGCAGATGAAGGTCAGCCCCGCATTTCGCATCAGCGCGCCGGGCAGCAGCCCCAGCTCTGTCAGCACCTGAAAGCCGTTGCAGATCCCCAGCACCAGCCCGCCGCGCCCGGCATGCTCGCGGATCGCCGCCGCGATGGGCGAACGCGCCGCGATGGCCCCGCAGCGCAGGTAATCACCGAAGGAAAACCCGCCGGGCAGGGCCACGAGGTCGGTGCCCCCCGGCAGCGCGCTGTCCTTGTGCCAGACGCGGGCGACCTGCGCCCCGGCCTGCTCCAGCGCGACGGCCAGGTCGCGGTCGCAGTTGGATCCGGGAAAGGTGACGACGGCGGCTTTCATCGGGGGCCTCGGGCACAGGAAGGAATGCTGGGAACAGGGGTCAGATAGCGCAGGCCCGCGCGCTTGGAAAGCGCCGGGGCTGGGGCCGGGCGGCTCAGCGCCCGCCGACGAGGCTCGCCCCCAGCGCGATCAGCGCCACCCCCTGCCAGTTGATCGCGGCCAGCCGCTCGCCCAGCGCAAGGGCGCCGATGAGGGCAACCAGCACCACCGACAGCTTGTCCACCCGCGCCCCATCGCCCAGCTTCAGCGCGCGGAAACAGCACAGCCAGAACGCTCCCGTGGCCAGCCTCGGCAGCACCAGGAACAGCCCGGTGCGGGGCGAGACGCCGGACAGCAGCTGCCAGCCATGCGTCAGGCTGAGGAAAAGGGCCAGCACCGGCAGCATCACCAGCGCCCGCAGGATGGTGGCGAAGTCGGAACCGACCCCCGCCACCCCCAGTTTCGCCACAATGGCCGTCAGCGCGGCGAACCCGGCCGAGCCCATCGCCGAGCCCGGCCACGCCCCCCTGCCCGGCCACCCCGCTCAGCCTGCGAGGGCCTTGTTCAGGTATTCATCAACCTTTTCCAGATAGCCCATCGTGGTCAGCCATTTCTGTTCCGGCCCGACCAGCATCGCCAGATCCTTGGTCATGAAGCCGTCCTCGACCGCCTGAACCGTAACCCGTTCCAGCGTCTCGGCAAAGCGCATCAGCTGGGCGTTGTCGTCCAGTTTCGCGCGGTGCTTCAGCCCGCCCGTCCAGGCATAGATCGAGGCGATCGAGTTGGTTGAGGTTTCCTTGCCCTGCTGGTGCTGGCGATAATGGCGCGTGACGGTGCCATGCGCCGCCTCGGCCTCGACCGTCTTGCCATCGGGGGTCATCAGCACGCTGGTCATCAGGCCAAGCGAGCCGAAGCCCTGCGCCACGATGTCCGATTCCACGTCCCCGTCATAGTTCTTGCAGGCCCAGACATAACCGCCCGACCATTTCAGCGCGCTGGCCACCATGTCGTCGATCAGCCGGTGTTCATAGGTGATGCCGGCGGCCTTGAAACGGTCGGCGAACTCGGTGTCGAACACCTCCTGGAAGATGTCCTTGAAGCGGCCGTCATAGGCTTTCAGGATCGTGTTCTTGGTGGACAGATAGACGGGATAGCCGCGCTGCAGGCCATAGTTCAGGCTGGCATGGGCGAAATCGCGGATCGATTCGTCGAGGTTGTACATCCCCATGGCAACGCCGGCGCCGGGCGATTTGAACACCTCGTGCTCGATCGTCTCGCCATCCTCGCCGACGAACTTGATCGACAGCGTGCCCTTGCCCGGAAAGCGGAAATCAGTCGCCTTGTACTGGTCGCCAAAGGCGTGGCGGCCGACGATGATCGGCTGGGTCCAGTGCGGCACGAGGCGCGGCACGTTCGAGCAGATGATCGGCTCGCGGAAGATCACGCCGCCCAGGATGTTGCGGATCGTCCCGTTCGGCGATTTCCACATCTTCTTGAGGCCGAATTCCTCGACGCGGGCCTCGTCGGGGGTGATGGTCGCGCATTTGACGCCGACGCCGTATTGCTTAATGGCGTTCGCCGCGTCGATGGTGATCTGGTCCTCGGTGCGGTCACGCTCCTCGATCCCGAGATCATAGTATTTCAGGTCGATGTCGAGGTAGGGCAGGATCAGCTTCTGCTTGATGAAGTCCCAGATGATCCGGGTCATCTCGTCGCCGTCGAGCTCGACGACGGGGTTGTCTACCTTGATCTTGGTCATGGATCGCCCTCGGGTTTCAGGATTCGCTCGCGCGCCTCATAGCGCAGTCAGCCCGTCAGGGGAAGTGCGGTATGCCGTGGTATACTGAAAGGGCGTGCCTCCGGCCCCTGACGCGCAGGGGCCGGGCCGGCGGGTTCAGTGATGATGGGCGTGTTCATCCGCGGGCTGGACGGTCAGCGCCGGGGCAGGATCGTCCACCGCCGCGCCCTCGGCCGCCGGAACGCCCGTCCAGTGCTCGACGCGCGCGCCGCAGGTCTGCTCGACGGGGAAATACAGCGTGGCGCCTGGTGCCAGATCGCCGCCCAGCGTCCCGGTAAAGACGAATTCGTCATACCAGGCATCCGGCAGCTCGCCCGTCCATGCGATGCGGCGCACACCCTGCGCCCGCATCGTGCCGTGATCGTCATAGGGGGCAGGGTAATCGCCATCCTGCGTCGTCAGCGTCCAGCCCGGCTTGGGCATCGGTTTTGCAAGGTAAAACCCGTCGGGCAGCGTCACCGACAGGCTGGTGGTCGCTGCGCCCTCGCAGCCATGGGGCACGGCCAGAACAGCCCGGATGGCCGACCCGGCCGGGGCCTGCGCGGGCGTCAGCTTCACATGCGCCAAAGCGGCGGTGCCCGCAAGCGCCAGCGGAATTGCCAGCGCGGTGATGAAGATGCGTTTCATTGCGCTCTCCTGAGGGAAATGGGGAAGATCAGGCATTTCCGACGCGCAAAGGGGGGCCGCAGGCCATGGGACAGGGGTGGTGATGCGCCAGGACGGGCAGCAAACGCGGCGCAGGCCCGCCCCCCCGTGCCAGCCGCATGCCCCGCGGCGCCAGGGATGGCGCGGCAGGCAGCGGCGCCGCGCCGGCCAGCAGGCAGGCCAGGCAATGATCGGCCGCCGCCGGCGGGAGCGATGCGGGATCATGCCCGCAGATCTTCCCCAGCGCCAGGACGGGCCCCGCGGCCTCAGCCCGCATCCGGGCCTGT encodes the following:
- the purQ gene encoding phosphoribosylformylglycinamidine synthase subunit PurQ, whose product is MKAAVVTFPGSNCDRDLAVALEQAGAQVARVWHKDSALPGGTDLVALPGGFSFGDYLRCGAIAARSPIAAAIREHAGRGGLVLGICNGFQVLTELGLLPGALMRNAGLTFICRDAALRVVSRDNPWLAAFSEGEAISLPVAHHDGNYQIDDEGLARLHGQGRIALAYRGALNGSVDAIAAVLSENRRVLGMMPHPERAAEPAHGGSDGARLFRGLMDSLASA
- a CDS encoding EamA family transporter, with translation MGSAGFAALTAIVAKLGVAGVGSDFATILRALVMLPVLALFLSLTHGWQLLSGVSPRTGLFLVLPRLATGAFWLCCFRALKLGDGARVDKLSVVLVALIGALALGERLAAINWQGVALIALGASLVGGR
- a CDS encoding NADP-dependent isocitrate dehydrogenase, which codes for MTKIKVDNPVVELDGDEMTRIIWDFIKQKLILPYLDIDLKYYDLGIEERDRTEDQITIDAANAIKQYGVGVKCATITPDEARVEEFGLKKMWKSPNGTIRNILGGVIFREPIICSNVPRLVPHWTQPIIVGRHAFGDQYKATDFRFPGKGTLSIKFVGEDGETIEHEVFKSPGAGVAMGMYNLDESIRDFAHASLNYGLQRGYPVYLSTKNTILKAYDGRFKDIFQEVFDTEFADRFKAAGITYEHRLIDDMVASALKWSGGYVWACKNYDGDVESDIVAQGFGSLGLMTSVLMTPDGKTVEAEAAHGTVTRHYRQHQQGKETSTNSIASIYAWTGGLKHRAKLDDNAQLMRFAETLERVTVQAVEDGFMTKDLAMLVGPEQKWLTTMGYLEKVDEYLNKALAG
- a CDS encoding YcnI family protein; this translates as MKRIFITALAIPLALAGTAALAHVKLTPAQAPAGSAIRAVLAVPHGCEGAATTSLSVTLPDGFYLAKPMPKPGWTLTTQDGDYPAPYDDHGTMRAQGVRRIAWTGELPDAWYDEFVFTGTLGGDLAPGATLYFPVEQTCGARVEHWTGVPAAEGAAVDDPAPALTVQPADEHAHHH